In Streptomyces liangshanensis, the DNA window CGGTCAGCGCGTAGGCCGAGACCGACTCCAGCTGCGTGAGGACGCTGTCGTAGTCGGCGTCCTCGTACACGTGCACCGCGAGGATCGGGCCGAAGTACTCGGTCGTGAAGACCTCGTTCTCCGGGTCGGTGCAGACGATGACCGTCGGCCGGACGAAGTACCCGACCGAGTCGTCGTACGTCCCGCCGGCGACGATCGTGCAGGAGGGGTCGGCGGCGGCCCGGTCGATCGCGGCCTTGTTCTTCGCGAAGGCGCGCTCGTCGATGACCGCGCCCATGAAGTTCCCGAGGTCGGTGACGTCGCCCATGGTGAGCGAGTCGACCTCGGCGGCGAACCGCTCCTTGAAGCCGTCGTTCCAGATCGACGCGGGGATGTACGCGCGCGAGGACGCCGAGCACTTCTGGCCCTGGTACTCGAACGAACCCCGGGTCAGCGCGGTCTTGAGGATCGCCGGGTCGGCGCTCGGGTGCGCGACGACGAAGTCCTTGCCGCCGGTCTCGCCGACGATCCGCGGGTACGAGCGGTACGTCTCGATGTTGTTGCCGACCGTCTTCCACAGGTGCTGGAAGGTCTTGGTCGAGCCGGTGAAGTGGATCCCGGCCAGGTCGCGGTGGTTCAGCGCCACCTCGGAGACGGCGAGGCCGTCGCCCGTCACCAGGTTGATGACGCCCTTCGGCAGCCCGGCCTCCTCCAGCAGCTCCATCAGCAGCACGGCCGCCAGGGTCTGGGTGGGCGAGGGCTTCCAGACGACGACGTTGCCCATCAGCGCGGGCGCGGTGGGCAGGTTGCCCGCGATGGCGGAGAAGTTGAACGGCGTGATCGCGTAGACGAAGCCTTCGAGCGGGCGGTGGTCGAGCCGGTTCCACACGCCGGGCGAGTTGGCCGGCGGCTGCTCGGCGAGCAGGTCACGGGCGTACGAGACGTTGAAGCGCCAGAAGTCGACCAGCTCGCAGGGGCAGTCGATCTCGGCCTGCTGCGCGGTCTTCGACTGGCCGAGCATGGTCGCGGCGGCCAGCGTCTCGCGCCAGGGGCCCGCCAGCAGCTCGGCGGCGCGCAGGATGATCGCCGCGCGGTCGTCGAAGGCCATGGCGCGCCAGGCCGGGGCGGCGGCGAGGGCCGCGTCGACGGCGTCCTTCGCGTCCTGCTCGGTGGCGCCGGCGAACGTACCGAGCACCGCGTCGTGGCGGTGGGGCTGGACGACGTCGACCCGGGCGCCGCCGCCCATCCGCTTCACGCCGCCGATGGTCATCGGCAGGTCGACGGGGTTCTCGGCCAGTTCCTTGAGC includes these proteins:
- the pruA gene encoding L-glutamate gamma-semialdehyde dehydrogenase, producing MDAVTQVPTPVNEPVHGYAPGSPERALLEAKLKELAENPVDLPMTIGGVKRMGGGARVDVVQPHRHDAVLGTFAGATEQDAKDAVDAALAAAPAWRAMAFDDRAAIILRAAELLAGPWRETLAAATMLGQSKTAQQAEIDCPCELVDFWRFNVSYARDLLAEQPPANSPGVWNRLDHRPLEGFVYAITPFNFSAIAGNLPTAPALMGNVVVWKPSPTQTLAAVLLMELLEEAGLPKGVINLVTGDGLAVSEVALNHRDLAGIHFTGSTKTFQHLWKTVGNNIETYRSYPRIVGETGGKDFVVAHPSADPAILKTALTRGSFEYQGQKCSASSRAYIPASIWNDGFKERFAAEVDSLTMGDVTDLGNFMGAVIDERAFAKNKAAIDRAAADPSCTIVAGGTYDDSVGYFVRPTVIVCTDPENEVFTTEYFGPILAVHVYEDADYDSVLTQLESVSAYALTGSVIANDRAAAARTMEKLRYAAGNFYINDKSTGAVVGQQPFGGGRASGTNDKAGAPQNLMRWTLTRAIKETLVPPTDHRYPHMG